The stretch of DNA AGCGGAGGGCGAGGCCGCGTTCTACGGCCCGAAGATCGACGTGCAGATCATCGACAGTGTGGGCCGGGAGGCCACACTCTCGACCGTCCAGGTCGACTTCCACCAGCCCGAGCAGTTCGATCTGCACTACATCGGACCCGACGGTGCCAAACACCGCCCCGTCATGGTCCACCGCAGCATCATCGGCAGCGTGGAGCGGGCCGTCGCCCATCTCATCGAAACCCACAGCGGCGCCTTCCCCGCCTGGCTGGCCCCTACCCAACTGGAGATCCTGCCGGTCTCCGACGCCGAACTGTCCGTCGCAGCAGCCCTGTTGCGCCGCTGCCTCGACCTGGGCCTGCGTGCCCGACTCGCCGCCCCGGACCAGGGCACCCTGGCCGCCCGCGTCCGAGCCGCCCGCCTGGTCCCCTACCAGGCGGTGATCGGCCCCCGCGAGGCAGCAGCAGACCTGCTCGCCCTCCGCCTCCGCGACGGCAGCCGCCCCGACCCACTCCCCACCGCCGACGCCCTGGCCCGCATCGCTGCTCGGATCGAGGCCCGCAGCAATGAGCTCTGAGCAGCCGACCGGGCAAGGGGAGGGGTACTCTCGACGGCGTCCTGGCGAGGCTGCTTGGGGGTAAGGACATGGGAGTGGACGACGACGGGCCGGAGCCGCAGCGGAGCCTGCTGATGGACCCGAGGCTGGCCGGGGCCGGCGGCATGCTGCTCGCGGCCGCCGCCCTGGCCTGGATCCTCACCCACGGCGTCCACGGCGGCGGCAGTTCGGATCCCGGAGCGTCGCCGACGCCCGCTCGGGTCGGCTCAGCGGCGCCCACGGTGACCCAACGCTGAAGTCTGTTGTCAGTCACCGCGGTCCTTCCCTACGCTCCCCGCATGCGATGTGGCGTGTGCGGATCGGAGCGGCTGGGTCCGCTGGGCGAGTTGACGTCGGGGAACCGGGTGGGGGACCAGCGGTTCCTGCGGCTGCGCTTCCCGAGGCGGGGCGTGTTCAAGCCGCGTCCCGAGTACGACGCGACCTATGCGCGGGCCTGCCGGGACTGCGGTGCGCTCATCCCGTTCCTCGGCGCCGAGGCACTGCGGCGGTTCGACGCCGAGGCGGACGAGGTCGAGGCCCTGGGCGGCGAGTCGTACCGGTGACGGGGGCCGGCGGTCAGCCGAGTTCCGAACGCTTCCCCAGGCCGCCGTAGACCAGCAGCGTGTTGGGTGTCGACGGCTCGGGGACCGCCTCCTCGGGGCGCCAGCTGACGACCGGGACGACGCCGGGGTCGACCAGTTCCAGGCCGTCGAAGAACCCCTCGATCTCCTTGGGGCTGCGCATCCGTCCGCTGCCCATCATCTGCTGGAAGGCCTGCTCCAGGGCGCGGGCCTCCGGGCTGGCGTCGCTGAAGTGGCTGAGCAGCAGGTAGCTGCCGGCCGGGAGCCGGTCCACGTACGTCCGGACCAGGGCAGCCGGGTCCTCCGCGTCCGCGATGTGGTGCACCACGCCCACCAGAAGCAGCCCGATCGGGCGGCTCCAGTCCAGGAACTCCTGGACGGTCGCGCTGTCCAGGATGTCGTGCGGCGAGCGGAAGTCGCCGAGCATCACCCGGGTGTCCGGGGTCTCGGTGAGCAGCGCCCTCGAGTGGGCCAGCACGATCGCGTCGTGGTCGACGTAGACCACCCGGGCGCCGGGGGCGACCGACTGGGCGACCTGGTGGGTGTTCTGCGAGGTGGGCAGCCCGGAGCCGATGTCCAGGAACTGGGTGATCCCCTCCCGCGCCATGTGGGCGACGCCCCTGGCGAGGAACCCGCGGCTGATCCGGGCGCCCTGGCCGCCGTCGGGGATGAGCTCCAGGCGCTTGGCGGCCACCGCCCGGTCGACGGCGAAGTTGTCCTTGCCGCCGAGAATCGCGTCGTAGACGCGCGCCACACTCGGCTTGGAGGTGTCGACGCCGAGCCTCTCCCACTCGGAGACCGATTCCTGCTCCGCCATCCCGCCCCGCCCCACTCCATTCACGGTCACTGCTCGGGGATAGTAACGCACAGCAGTTCCACCGGTGTTGGGACCGTATACATTCCGGCCCCGCCTCCGTGCCCGCCACAGTGCGTGCACGGAGGCCGGGCCGTGCCGGTCACCAGATCCGGACGCGGTCCACGGGGTCCAGCCAGAGTTCGTCGCCCTCGGCGGTACCGAAGGCGTGGTGGAACTCGTCGAGGTTGCGGACGATGTTCGCCCGGAACTCCGGGGGCGAGTGCGGGTCGATGGTGAGGTACTGCTCCTCCTGCTCCTTGCGGCGCTTGGTGCGCCAGCAGTAGGCCCAGTTCATGAACAGGGTCTGCGAATTGGACGAGGTCCCGCTGCTCTCACCGCTCTCGCCGTCGAGCGAGATCAGGTAGGCCTTGTGAGCGATCGTCAGACCGCCCAGGTCGCCGATGTTCTCACCCACCGTCAGCGCGCCGTTGACGGTCTGACCGGGCAGGGAGCGCGGCGAGAAGCCGTTGTACTGGGTGATCAGCGCCTTGGACTTGACCTCAAACGCCGCCTTGTCGGCCGCCGTCCACCAGTCGTTGAGGTTGCCGGCGCCGTCGTACTGCGCGCCCTGGTCGTCGAAGCCGTGGCCGATCTCGTGGCCGATCACCGCGCCGATGCCGCCGTAGTTCTCGGCGGCCTCGCCCTCGGGGGAGAAGAACGGCTCCTGCAGGATGCCCGCCGGGAAGCAGATCTCGTTGGTCCCCGGGTTGTAGTAGGCGTTGACCGTCTGCGGCAGCATGAACCACTCGTCGCGGTCGACCGGGCCGCCGATCTTGGCCAGCTCGCGGTCGCTCTCGAAGGCGGCGGCCGCATGGGCGTTGGTCAGCAGGTCGCCCTCGCTCACCTGAAGCGCGGAGTAGTCGCGGAACCGGTCCGGGTAGCCGATCTTCGGACGGAACGTGGCCAGCTTCTCGTAGGCGCGCTTCTTGGTCTCCTCGGTCATCCACTCCAGCTGGGAGATCGACTCCCGGTAGGCCTGGAGCAGGTTGGCGACCAGCGCGTCCATCATCGCCTTGGAGGTCGGCGGGAAGTGCCGCGCGACGTACTCCTCGCCGACCGCCTCGCCCATCGCGCGCTCGACGAAGGAAACCGCGCGCTTCCAGCGAGCGCGCAGCTCCGGGGTGCCGTTCAGGGCGTGGCCGTAGAACTCGAAGTCGGCGCGGACGAACTCGTCGGTCAGGTACGGCGAGGCGGCGCGCAGCACCCGCGCCGTGGCCCAGTGCCGCCACTGCTCGATCGGCACCTCGGCCAGCACGGTGGAGAGGTGGGCCAGGTAGGACGGCTGGCGGACCACGGTCTCGGCGATGGTCAGGTCCGAGCCGCCCAGCGCCGCGGCATGGCCGCTCCAGTCGAACTCGGGCGCGAGCGCCTTGAGTTCGTCCAGGGTGGTGAGGTTGTAGGTCTTCTGCACGTCACGCGTCTCGGCGCGCTCCCAGTGGCCTGCGGCCAGCCTGGTCTCGATCGCCAGCACCGCTTCCGCCGCGGCGGCCGGGTCCGGGTACTCGGCGAAGGTGAAGAGCTGGGTCAGGTAGTCGACGTACTTGGTCCGGATCTCGGCGAACTTCTCGTCGCGGTAGTACGACTCGTCGGGCAGTCCGAGGCCGCCCTGGACGATGTTGACCAGGTAGCGGTCGGAGTCCCGGTCGTCGGTGTTGACGTAGAGGCCGAAGAGGCCCGAGCCGCCGGTGCGCTCGAAGCCGCCGAGGAACGCCGCCAACTCCCGGGTGTCGCGCAGCTCGGCGACGGCCCGCAGCTGCGGCTGCACCG from Streptomyces sp. 846.5 encodes:
- a CDS encoding SAM-dependent methyltransferase yields the protein MAEQESVSEWERLGVDTSKPSVARVYDAILGGKDNFAVDRAVAAKRLELIPDGGQGARISRGFLARGVAHMAREGITQFLDIGSGLPTSQNTHQVAQSVAPGARVVYVDHDAIVLAHSRALLTETPDTRVMLGDFRSPHDILDSATVQEFLDWSRPIGLLLVGVVHHIADAEDPAALVRTYVDRLPAGSYLLLSHFSDASPEARALEQAFQQMMGSGRMRSPKEIEGFFDGLELVDPGVVPVVSWRPEEAVPEPSTPNTLLVYGGLGKRSELG
- a CDS encoding M13-type metalloendopeptidase yields the protein MSILDGARAGMNPDIRPQDDLFGHVNDQWLQTVEIPADRSSWGPFVQLADTAEEQVKQIIQELAAGVAAAPAEAGDNARKIAALYTSFMDEAAAAERGADPVQPQLRAVAELRDTRELAAFLGGFERTGGSGLFGLYVNTDDRDSDRYLVNIVQGGLGLPDESYYRDEKFAEIRTKYVDYLTQLFTFAEYPDPAAAAEAVLAIETRLAAGHWERAETRDVQKTYNLTTLDELKALAPEFDWSGHAAALGGSDLTIAETVVRQPSYLAHLSTVLAEVPIEQWRHWATARVLRAASPYLTDEFVRADFEFYGHALNGTPELRARWKRAVSFVERAMGEAVGEEYVARHFPPTSKAMMDALVANLLQAYRESISQLEWMTEETKKRAYEKLATFRPKIGYPDRFRDYSALQVSEGDLLTNAHAAAAFESDRELAKIGGPVDRDEWFMLPQTVNAYYNPGTNEICFPAGILQEPFFSPEGEAAENYGGIGAVIGHEIGHGFDDQGAQYDGAGNLNDWWTAADKAAFEVKSKALITQYNGFSPRSLPGQTVNGALTVGENIGDLGGLTIAHKAYLISLDGESGESSGTSSNSQTLFMNWAYCWRTKRRKEQEEQYLTIDPHSPPEFRANIVRNLDEFHHAFGTAEGDELWLDPVDRVRIW